In one window of Bizionia sp. M204 DNA:
- the glmM gene encoding phosphoglucosamine mutase produces MTLIKSISGIRGTIGGAVGDNLTPIDAVKFASAYGVWLKGQYKKENYRVVVGRDARISGEMIQNLVMNTLVGLGIHVIDLGLSTTPTVEVAVPMEHADGGIILTASHNPKEWNALKLLNNKGEFLNGEEGAKILAIAESDTMSFADVDSLGKITKNDAYIDLHIDAVLDLKLVNKSAIEKANFKVVVDGVNSTGGIAIPLLLERLGVECVKLYCEPTGHFPHNPEPLKEHLTDLSEAVVKEHADFGIVVDPDVDRLAFIDENGNMFGEEYTLVACADYVLRATPGNTVSNMSSTRALRDVTEQHGGTYEASAVGEVNVVALMKKNNAVIGGEGNGGIIYPESHYGRDALVGVALFLSLLADKKMSVSALRASYPNYFMSKKKIALTPELDVDAILKAMEAKYSHERVTTIDGVKIDFEDSWVHLRKSNTEPIIRVYTEAPSQEAADALADKVIAEIKAVANN; encoded by the coding sequence ATGACACTTATAAAATCTATTTCAGGAATCAGAGGAACCATTGGTGGCGCCGTAGGCGACAATTTAACGCCAATTGACGCGGTGAAATTTGCTTCTGCTTACGGAGTTTGGTTAAAAGGACAATATAAAAAAGAAAATTATCGGGTAGTGGTTGGTCGTGATGCGCGAATTTCAGGCGAAATGATTCAGAATTTAGTCATGAACACACTTGTCGGGTTGGGAATTCATGTTATTGATTTAGGCCTTTCTACCACGCCAACGGTTGAGGTTGCTGTACCAATGGAACATGCTGATGGTGGCATTATTTTAACAGCCAGCCATAATCCAAAAGAATGGAATGCTTTAAAGCTTTTGAATAATAAAGGTGAATTTTTAAATGGCGAAGAAGGTGCTAAAATTCTTGCTATTGCTGAAAGTGATACCATGAGTTTTGCTGATGTAGATAGTTTGGGGAAAATAACAAAAAATGATGCTTACATCGATTTGCATATTGACGCCGTTTTAGATTTAAAATTGGTTAACAAATCGGCCATAGAAAAAGCGAATTTTAAAGTAGTGGTAGATGGTGTAAATTCTACAGGAGGAATAGCCATTCCATTATTACTAGAACGTTTAGGTGTAGAATGTGTTAAATTGTATTGTGAGCCAACGGGTCATTTCCCTCATAATCCAGAACCTTTAAAGGAGCATTTAACTGATTTATCTGAAGCTGTGGTTAAAGAACATGCAGATTTTGGAATTGTGGTTGATCCAGATGTGGATCGGTTAGCCTTTATAGACGAAAACGGTAATATGTTTGGGGAAGAATATACATTAGTAGCTTGTGCAGATTATGTGTTACGTGCAACACCTGGAAATACCGTTAGTAATATGAGCTCCACTCGTGCCTTGCGGGATGTTACCGAACAACATGGTGGAACCTACGAAGCCAGTGCCGTAGGTGAAGTGAATGTCGTGGCGTTAATGAAGAAAAACAATGCTGTTATTGGCGGCGAAGGAAATGGTGGAATTATATACCCAGAATCTCATTATGGGCGTGACGCCTTGGTTGGTGTAGCCTTGTTTTTAAGTTTGCTGGCAGATAAAAAAATGTCAGTCAGTGCTTTGCGTGCTAGTTATCCGAATTATTTTATGAGTAAAAAGAAAATAGCCTTAACACCAGAATTAGATGTGGATGCTATTTTAAAAGCCATGGAGGCAAAATATAGCCATGAACGTGTTACGACAATTGACGGGGTGAAAATTGATTTTGAAGATAGTTGGGTGCATTTACGTAAAAGTAATACCGAACCTATTATTCGTGTATATACGGAAGCACCATCACAGGAAGCGGCTGATGCACTCGCTGATAAAGTTATAGCAGAAATTAAGGCTGTCGCTAATAATTAG